One part of the Tunicatimonas pelagia genome encodes these proteins:
- a CDS encoding nuclear transport factor 2 family protein, which yields MVKAFPGKKIINQPYNTYTMNQEHPNIAILNKFNPANVAEASDILAEDAIWHFFNPLLPDVQGDYIGLKGFQEFFERIGGRTDGTFKVNPVSATAIGDELVVVHSKNTMVMEDQPIEIDVVVVWRIVNGKITEAWDIPSVYTAQIKEAKH from the coding sequence ATGGTCAAAGCGTTTCCAGGCAAAAAAATTATCAACCAACCATATAATACTTATACCATGAATCAAGAGCATCCGAATATCGCTATCTTAAATAAATTCAACCCGGCAAATGTGGCCGAGGCGTCGGATATACTGGCCGAAGATGCGATCTGGCATTTTTTCAATCCACTACTACCTGATGTTCAGGGAGACTACATTGGTTTGAAGGGTTTTCAAGAATTCTTCGAAAGAATAGGTGGACGTACTGATGGCACCTTTAAAGTTAATCCGGTTTCTGCTACTGCTATTGGCGATGAACTTGTTGTTGTGCATAGTAAAAATACGATGGTAATGGAAGACCAACCGATAGAAATTGACGTGGTGGTTGTGTGGCGTATAGTTAACGGTAAAATTACCGAAGCATGGGATATTCCTTCCGTTTATACCGCGCAAATTAAAGAGGCA
- the fbp gene encoding class 1 fructose-bisphosphatase has translation MASSTDLGKPVGVTLDRFIKRKQDSFPYATGELSQLLRDIGLAAKILNREITRSGLLDLEGAFGTQNVQGEAQQKLDVVANIRFKRALTNGGQVCALISEEEQEVITINPDASYLVAMDPLDGSSNIDVNVSIGTIFSIYRRKSEKGSQVTKEDVLQPGSAQVAAGYVLYGSSTILVYTTGRGVYGFTHGPTIGEFFLSHPNIQCIPDGKIYSINDGYWDQMSGKLHSFIENCRSKKLTSRYIGSLVADVHRNLLKGGIYIYPPFPKYPNGKLRLMYEANALAMIVEQSGGKASDGKQRILDIQPEDFHQRTPLFIGSANLVDKCLEMIS, from the coding sequence ATGGCATCATCTACTGATCTGGGTAAGCCCGTTGGGGTCACCCTCGACCGTTTCATTAAACGGAAACAAGATTCCTTTCCTTACGCTACAGGCGAGCTTTCCCAGCTACTGCGCGACATTGGCTTGGCAGCTAAGATTCTGAACCGGGAAATCACCCGCTCTGGGCTGTTAGACTTAGAAGGAGCTTTCGGCACGCAAAATGTACAGGGGGAAGCCCAGCAAAAGCTTGATGTGGTAGCGAATATCCGTTTCAAGCGTGCCTTAACAAATGGCGGACAAGTTTGTGCCCTCATTAGCGAGGAAGAACAAGAAGTAATCACTATTAACCCTGATGCTAGTTACTTGGTAGCGATGGATCCGCTAGATGGTAGCAGTAATATTGATGTTAACGTGTCAATTGGCACCATCTTTTCCATCTATCGTCGTAAAAGTGAGAAAGGTAGTCAAGTAACCAAAGAAGATGTTTTGCAGCCCGGCAGTGCTCAAGTTGCAGCAGGCTATGTCTTATACGGTTCGTCTACTATTTTAGTATATACCACCGGACGGGGAGTGTATGGTTTTACCCACGGCCCTACCATTGGTGAGTTCTTCCTCTCCCACCCTAATATTCAATGCATTCCTGACGGTAAAATATACTCTATCAATGATGGCTACTGGGATCAAATGTCCGGAAAACTACATTCGTTTATAGAAAACTGCCGTAGTAAGAAACTAACATCGCGCTATATTGGCTCGCTGGTGGCCGATGTGCACCGCAACTTGCTAAAAGGTGGTATTTACATATATCCTCCGTTCCCTAAGTACCCCAACGGTAAGCTACGGTTAATGTACGAAGCCAATGCCCTCGCCATGATTGTAGAGCAATCGGGTGGTAAAGCCAGCGATGGAAAACAACGTATTCTGGATATTCAGCCCGAAGATTTTCACCAGCGTACTCCACTCTTTATTGGTTCGGCTAACTTAGTAGATAAATGTCTGGAGATGATCTCTTAG
- the dnaN gene encoding DNA polymerase III subunit beta: MKFVVSSSTLLKQLSAINGVIASNPVVPILENFLCEIQNGSLKITASDLQTTVMTELAVDAQERGSIAVPAKILIETLRNLPEQPVTFTIDESSYNIEIHSENGHYRLSGENATDFPKVPAVEDGNTVDVPADVLAHAVSNTLFATSADELRPAMTGVFINLNGQGSTFVATDGHRLVRYRRTDVSGGIDGKSSIIVPRKALNLLKSVLPSENTEVSMRYNASNAFFQFSGTGGANIQMVCRLIDERYPDYENVIPQDNQNEMTINRQDFLSSLKRIAIYANKTTHQVRLKLDGNKLHISAEDLDFSNEANETLACDHPGEDLEIGFNAKFLIEMLNNIDSEEVTFKFSQPNRAGLIVPSEGGENEEVLMLVMPVMLSNYV; the protein is encoded by the coding sequence ATGAAATTTGTTGTCTCTTCTTCTACTTTACTCAAGCAGCTTTCCGCTATCAATGGCGTAATTGCCTCTAACCCAGTCGTTCCTATTCTGGAGAATTTTTTATGTGAAATCCAGAACGGCTCCCTGAAAATAACGGCCTCCGATTTGCAAACCACCGTAATGACTGAATTGGCAGTAGATGCCCAGGAACGAGGGAGCATTGCCGTGCCAGCTAAAATTCTTATTGAAACCCTGCGAAACCTGCCTGAGCAACCGGTCACTTTTACCATCGATGAGTCTTCTTACAATATTGAAATCCATTCGGAAAATGGGCATTACCGCCTGTCAGGCGAAAATGCTACCGACTTCCCGAAAGTACCAGCTGTGGAAGATGGTAATACAGTAGACGTACCAGCCGATGTGCTGGCTCACGCCGTAAGCAATACGCTTTTTGCTACCAGTGCCGATGAGTTGCGTCCGGCCATGACCGGGGTTTTTATCAACTTAAACGGACAAGGCAGCACCTTTGTAGCTACCGACGGTCATCGACTAGTTCGCTACCGTCGCACCGATGTTTCGGGAGGTATAGACGGAAAATCATCGATTATTGTACCTCGCAAAGCACTAAATTTGCTGAAGAGCGTATTACCCTCAGAAAACACGGAGGTGAGTATGCGATACAATGCTTCTAATGCCTTTTTCCAATTCTCCGGAACCGGCGGAGCCAACATCCAGATGGTATGCCGCCTCATAGATGAGCGGTATCCCGACTACGAAAATGTGATTCCGCAAGATAACCAGAATGAGATGACGATTAACCGTCAGGATTTTCTGAGTTCTCTTAAGCGAATTGCTATCTACGCCAATAAGACTACCCATCAAGTTCGCCTAAAGCTAGACGGAAATAAGCTACACATTTCGGCAGAAGATTTAGATTTCTCTAATGAAGCCAATGAAACCCTAGCCTGCGATCATCCGGGCGAAGATTTAGAAATTGGGTTCAATGCTAAATTTCTGATTGAGATGCTCAATAACATTGACTCAGAAGAAGTAACTTTCAAGTTTTCCCAACCTAACCGAGCCGGACTAATTGTTCCTAGCGAGGGAGGCGAAAACGAAGAAGTACTCATGTTGGTAATGCCCGTTATGTTGAGTAACTATGTCTAA
- the tsf gene encoding translation elongation factor Ts encodes MAITAQEVNKLRQMTGAGMMDCKKALVEADGDFDKAIEILRKKGQKVSASRSDRETSEGVVFIKTSDDQTEAVLVSLNCETDFVAKNEEFLSIGDSIVDLAFREKPASAEELKGLKLDDLTVAEKLTELVGKIGEKIDIGAYEIMSGEIVVPYIHANKKLGVLVALENTDGKGEEAGKDVAMQIAAMSPVALDESEVDQATIDRELEIGREQAKAEGKPENILDKIAQGKLKKFFKDNTLVHQAFVKDSSMNVSQYLDSVNKGMKVSKFKRVSVSA; translated from the coding sequence ATGGCAATTACTGCACAAGAAGTGAACAAACTTCGCCAAATGACCGGAGCCGGCATGATGGACTGCAAAAAGGCACTGGTAGAAGCCGACGGAGATTTTGATAAAGCAATTGAAATACTAAGAAAAAAAGGACAGAAAGTATCCGCCTCTCGCTCCGACCGAGAAACTAGCGAAGGCGTAGTATTTATAAAAACTAGCGACGACCAGACCGAAGCGGTGCTGGTATCATTAAACTGCGAGACTGACTTTGTGGCTAAAAACGAAGAGTTTTTAAGCATCGGAGATAGCATCGTCGATTTGGCTTTCCGCGAGAAACCCGCTTCAGCCGAAGAGTTGAAAGGACTCAAACTGGATGACTTGACCGTAGCGGAAAAGCTGACTGAGCTGGTAGGAAAGATTGGAGAGAAAATTGACATTGGTGCTTACGAAATAATGAGCGGAGAAATTGTTGTTCCCTACATCCACGCTAATAAAAAGCTAGGTGTGCTAGTTGCTCTGGAGAATACCGATGGCAAAGGTGAAGAAGCCGGGAAAGACGTAGCCATGCAAATTGCGGCCATGAGCCCGGTTGCCCTAGATGAGAGTGAAGTAGACCAAGCTACTATTGACCGTGAGTTGGAAATTGGTCGCGAACAAGCCAAAGCCGAAGGCAAGCCTGAGAATATTCTGGATAAAATCGCCCAGGGAAAATTGAAGAAGTTCTTTAAAGACAATACTTTGGTACACCAGGCATTTGTGAAAGATTCAAGTATGAATGTTTCTCAGTACCTGGATAGTGTGAATAAAGGCATGAAAGTGTCTAAATTTAAGCGCGTTTCAGTGAGTGCGTAA
- the rpsB gene encoding 30S ribosomal protein S2, giving the protein MENIEYKDLLDAGVHFGHLTRKWNPKIAPYVFMERNGIHIIDLNKTLASLDEASNAVKNIVRSGRKIMFVATKKQAQEVVSEEAKRLRMPYVTHRWLGGMLTNFSTIRKSLRKLSSIDKMMKEEAYQNLAKRERLMLTREKEKLERVLGGIADLSRLPAALFVVDIKREHIAIKEAHKLNIPVIAMVDTNSDPTQVEHPIPANDDAFKSISLIVKHIGKSIEEGLLERKQQKEEAKLKEEEAKKREADEKPEEAKSEESAS; this is encoded by the coding sequence ATGGAAAATATAGAATATAAAGACTTATTGGATGCCGGAGTCCACTTCGGTCACCTTACCCGCAAGTGGAATCCGAAGATTGCTCCTTACGTATTTATGGAGCGCAATGGCATTCACATTATTGACCTGAATAAAACGCTAGCCTCGCTAGACGAAGCTTCTAACGCAGTGAAAAACATTGTGCGTTCTGGTCGGAAAATTATGTTTGTGGCTACCAAGAAGCAGGCGCAAGAAGTGGTTTCGGAAGAAGCCAAGCGACTGCGAATGCCCTACGTGACCCACCGCTGGCTGGGTGGTATGCTCACCAACTTTTCTACCATCCGCAAATCGCTACGTAAGCTTTCTTCTATTGACAAAATGATGAAAGAAGAAGCCTACCAAAACTTAGCGAAGCGGGAACGACTGATGCTTACCCGTGAGAAGGAGAAGCTAGAGCGCGTTCTGGGCGGAATTGCTGATTTATCCCGCCTACCGGCAGCATTGTTCGTGGTAGATATCAAGCGCGAGCATATTGCGATTAAAGAAGCACACAAGCTGAATATTCCGGTTATTGCGATGGTAGATACCAACTCGGATCCTACGCAAGTTGAGCACCCGATTCCGGCAAATGATGATGCATTTAAGTCAATCTCGCTGATTGTGAAGCACATTGGCAAATCTATTGAAGAAGGCTTGTTAGAGCGTAAGCAGCAGAAAGAAGAAGCCAAGCTGAAAGAAGAAGAAGCCAAGAAGCGCGAAGCCGACGAAAAGCCGGAGGAAGCTAAGAGCGAAGAATCTGCTTCCTAA
- the rpsI gene encoding 30S ribosomal protein S9, with protein MDIINTIGRRKTSVARIYMKPGSGAVTVNKKDIAAYFPSEILQTIVKQPLTLVEEVSNYDVSVNVGGGGPKGQAEAIRLAVSRALVKVNEEHRSPLKKEGFLTRDPRMVERKKYGRRKARRAFQFSKR; from the coding sequence ATGGATATAATTAACACCATCGGAAGACGCAAAACCTCAGTTGCCCGAATCTATATGAAACCTGGCAGCGGAGCAGTTACGGTCAATAAGAAAGATATTGCAGCGTACTTCCCTTCAGAAATATTGCAAACCATTGTAAAGCAACCGCTTACCCTGGTAGAAGAAGTTAGCAACTACGATGTTAGTGTCAATGTCGGTGGAGGTGGCCCCAAAGGGCAGGCCGAAGCTATTCGCCTGGCGGTTTCGCGGGCACTCGTTAAAGTAAACGAAGAGCACCGCAGCCCGCTGAAGAAAGAAGGTTTTCTTACCCGCGACCCGCGTATGGTGGAGCGGAAGAAATACGGACGTCGTAAAGCTCGTCGCGCCTTCCAGTTCAGTAAACGATAA
- the rplM gene encoding 50S ribosomal protein L13 — translation MDILSYKTQSANKSTIEKQWYVVDAGDAPLGRVCSEVARILRGKHKTSFTPHVDCGDNVIVINADNLILTGKKMDQKQYIRHTGYPGGQRFSTPRQEIQKSSTRVIESAVRGMLPKNRLGRKVFKSLFVYEGSEHPHEAQQPEKISITK, via the coding sequence TTGGATATTTTAAGTTACAAAACTCAATCGGCCAACAAATCGACCATCGAAAAGCAGTGGTATGTGGTTGATGCGGGCGACGCCCCGTTAGGCCGGGTGTGCAGCGAAGTGGCACGTATCTTACGTGGCAAACACAAAACCAGCTTCACACCTCACGTAGACTGCGGAGACAATGTTATTGTGATTAATGCGGACAACTTAATTCTGACCGGCAAAAAAATGGATCAGAAGCAGTACATCCGCCACACCGGTTACCCGGGAGGACAGCGATTTTCTACTCCTCGGCAGGAGATTCAGAAATCTTCTACTCGCGTAATTGAATCAGCAGTACGCGGCATGTTGCCTAAAAACCGCTTAGGTCGCAAGGTCTTTAAAAGCTTGTTCGTGTACGAAGGTAGCGAGCACCCGCACGAGGCTCAGCAGCCTGAGAAAATCAGCATCACTAAATAA
- a CDS encoding RluA family pseudouridine synthase gives MAKIQFKDLILYEDQDYIIINKPSHLSTLEDRNDPFSIIEMARGYVEDAQVGHRLDKETSGALAIAKHPEAYRALAMQFEHRKVKKVYHAVCDGIHNFQNIQVDLPIYANSKGSVRISHRGGKAAQTEVNTLEVYKQHTLVECQPITGRMHQIRVHLASLNASIVGDEQYGGKPFYLSSVKRKFNLKRDTEELPLIKRVALHAQALEIELLNQERVGVEAPYPKDFTVLLKQLEKNRY, from the coding sequence ATGGCAAAAATTCAATTTAAAGATCTAATTCTGTACGAAGATCAGGATTACATTATCATCAATAAGCCTTCGCACTTATCTACGCTAGAGGATCGTAACGATCCGTTTAGTATTATTGAGATGGCTCGTGGCTATGTTGAAGATGCCCAAGTGGGTCATCGGTTGGATAAGGAAACTTCCGGTGCCTTAGCCATTGCCAAGCACCCCGAAGCATACCGGGCACTAGCCATGCAGTTTGAACACCGCAAAGTGAAGAAAGTCTACCATGCGGTATGCGATGGAATTCATAATTTCCAAAACATCCAGGTAGACTTACCCATTTACGCCAATAGCAAAGGGAGTGTTCGTATCAGTCACCGGGGTGGAAAGGCGGCCCAAACGGAAGTTAATACGTTAGAAGTGTATAAACAGCATACGCTAGTAGAGTGCCAACCCATCACTGGCCGAATGCATCAGATTCGAGTTCACCTGGCTAGCTTAAATGCTTCTATTGTGGGCGATGAGCAGTACGGAGGTAAACCCTTTTACCTATCATCTGTCAAGCGAAAATTCAATCTGAAACGGGATACCGAAGAGCTTCCACTCATCAAACGGGTGGCATTGCACGCCCAGGCTCTGGAAATCGAACTTTTAAACCAGGAACGGGTTGGTGTAGAGGCTCCCTACCCCAAGGACTTTACCGTACTACTGAAACAGTTAGAAAAAAACCGCTACTGA
- a CDS encoding sensor histidine kinase codes for MFFSSKRVALLLGFSIALVTTAFLSLVEGVSTQALLVGSLLAFSSSYILIQVALDFLVFREIKKIYTMINKLRRKDLSFVEEEKLESSVNPLRRINREILDYAAHKQKEINDLKKMEEFRREFVANVSHELKTPIFAAQGFVYTLLDGAAEQPKLRKKFLKKAARSLDGLDLLVQDLLTLSQMETGGIKMHYEHFNIQETVQEVFDQLESEAEKKGITLKLENTQPATFVYADRQRIYQVMINLVGNAIKYTKQDGKIVTILFTESDTGVDIVVQDEGRGIPTGDIKRIFERFYRVEKSRARNKGGTGLGLAIVKHIVEAHKSEVQVKSKVGEGSTFSFMLPRGEKPIQPALEISQPESEEVE; via the coding sequence ATGTTTTTTAGTTCAAAAAGAGTTGCTCTGTTGTTGGGGTTTTCTATCGCGCTGGTTACCACCGCTTTTTTATCGCTAGTAGAAGGAGTCTCTACCCAAGCACTACTGGTAGGCTCGCTACTGGCTTTTTCCTCTTCCTATATCCTTATTCAGGTTGCCTTAGATTTTCTGGTTTTTCGGGAGATCAAAAAAATCTACACAATGATTAATAAATTGAGGCGTAAAGATTTATCTTTTGTAGAAGAAGAAAAGCTGGAAAGTTCCGTAAACCCGCTGCGCCGGATTAATCGGGAGATTCTGGACTACGCGGCCCATAAGCAAAAAGAAATTAACGATCTTAAAAAAATGGAGGAGTTTCGGCGGGAGTTTGTTGCCAATGTATCGCACGAGCTTAAAACCCCCATTTTTGCCGCGCAAGGTTTTGTCTATACGTTGCTAGATGGAGCGGCTGAACAGCCTAAGCTCCGTAAGAAATTTTTAAAGAAAGCGGCCCGTAGCCTCGATGGATTAGACCTGTTGGTGCAAGACTTGCTCACTTTATCGCAAATGGAAACGGGCGGTATTAAAATGCACTACGAGCATTTCAATATCCAAGAAACGGTACAGGAAGTATTTGACCAGTTAGAGTCAGAAGCTGAGAAGAAAGGAATCACGTTAAAATTAGAGAACACGCAACCGGCTACCTTCGTGTACGCCGACCGGCAACGTATCTACCAAGTGATGATCAACTTGGTAGGAAATGCCATCAAATATACTAAGCAAGATGGCAAAATTGTTACTATCTTATTTACCGAGAGTGATACAGGAGTCGATATTGTAGTACAAGATGAAGGCCGGGGTATTCCGACCGGAGATATTAAGCGTATTTTTGAGCGTTTCTACCGGGTAGAGAAAAGCCGGGCTCGCAATAAAGGGGGTACTGGGCTAGGATTGGCTATTGTCAAACACATTGTAGAGGCGCATAAATCAGAGGTTCAGGTTAAAAGTAAAGTAGGAGAAGGTTCTACCTTTTCCTTTATGTTGCCCCGAGGCGAAAAACCTATCCAACCCGCTCTAGAAATTTCCCAACCCGAATCAGAGGAAGTGGAGTGA
- a CDS encoding response regulator transcription factor encodes MSAKQHKILVVDDEPDILDLLEYNLSKEGYKVKTALDGRKAVNIAAKFAPDLILLDIMMPHQDGVETCRQLRENPDLYNTFIVFLTARSEEYSEVAAFDTGADDYITKPIKPRALMSRISALFRREAKKRKKNNKINVNGLSIDRSSYMVIVQDEQISLPKKEFELLYYLAQNPDKVHSRDELLQNIWGSDVYVLARTVDVHIRKVREKIGSNYIVTVKGVGYKFGGEE; translated from the coding sequence ATGTCAGCCAAACAGCATAAGATACTGGTAGTAGATGATGAACCCGATATTCTTGATCTACTGGAGTATAATTTGTCTAAGGAAGGCTACAAAGTGAAAACCGCCCTAGACGGTAGAAAAGCAGTTAATATTGCCGCCAAATTTGCTCCCGATCTAATTTTGCTAGATATTATGATGCCCCACCAAGATGGGGTAGAAACCTGTCGGCAGCTGCGCGAAAATCCCGATCTATACAACACTTTTATTGTTTTCCTGACCGCCCGCTCGGAGGAATACTCCGAAGTGGCCGCCTTTGATACCGGCGCTGATGACTATATCACTAAGCCGATTAAACCTCGGGCACTGATGAGTCGGATTAGTGCCCTGTTTCGTCGGGAAGCGAAAAAACGGAAGAAAAATAATAAAATTAATGTCAATGGTCTTTCCATTGACCGATCTAGCTATATGGTCATTGTACAAGATGAGCAGATTAGCTTACCGAAGAAAGAGTTTGAGCTACTGTACTACTTAGCTCAAAACCCTGATAAAGTACACAGCCGCGATGAGCTACTCCAAAATATCTGGGGATCAGACGTATACGTACTAGCACGCACCGTAGATGTTCACATTCGGAAAGTGCGGGAAAAAATCGGAAGCAACTATATTGTTACGGTCAAAGGGGTTGGGTATAAGTTTGGTGGGGAAGAATAA
- a CDS encoding Rpn family recombination-promoting nuclease/putative transposase has translation MAIKERYIDPFTDFGFKKLFGSEPNKELLIDFLNELLRGKKKIKNLTYAKNEQLGHTSDYRQAIFDLYCEGEHGEKFIIELQRINQLFFKDRSVYYSTFPIQEQAPKGQGWNYRLPEIFMIGIMDFALDDTPSEQFHHEVKLMETSTKEVFYEKLTFIYLEMPKFEKDESAVQTHYEKWLFLLKNLNRFTEIPTVLQERIFRKVFEIAEVANLNEKDMEIYEASLKQRRDWQNTMDYAIREAEEKGVEKGMEKGMEKGMEKGMEKGMEKGMEKGMEKGMEKMREKQREIAANLKKVGVSVEIIAQSTGLSAEEINRL, from the coding sequence ATGGCGATCAAAGAGCGGTATATTGATCCTTTCACAGATTTTGGGTTTAAGAAGTTATTTGGTTCTGAACCTAATAAGGAATTACTCATTGATTTTCTAAATGAACTACTTCGGGGTAAAAAGAAAATCAAAAATCTCACGTACGCAAAGAATGAGCAGCTGGGTCATACTTCTGATTACCGGCAGGCCATCTTCGATCTGTACTGCGAAGGTGAACATGGTGAGAAATTTATCATTGAGCTTCAGCGGATTAATCAGCTTTTCTTTAAGGATCGAAGCGTTTACTACTCTACCTTTCCGATTCAGGAGCAAGCTCCAAAAGGCCAGGGCTGGAATTACCGGCTACCGGAGATATTCATGATCGGCATTATGGATTTTGCTCTTGACGATACTCCGTCTGAGCAGTTTCATCACGAGGTAAAACTCATGGAAACCAGTACTAAAGAGGTTTTCTATGAAAAGTTGACATTCATTTATCTAGAAATGCCGAAATTCGAGAAAGATGAAAGTGCAGTACAAACTCACTACGAGAAATGGTTGTTCTTATTAAAAAACTTGAATCGTTTCACTGAAATACCTACCGTACTTCAAGAACGTATATTTAGAAAAGTGTTTGAAATTGCCGAAGTAGCTAACTTAAATGAAAAAGATATGGAAATATACGAAGCAAGCCTGAAACAACGTCGTGATTGGCAGAATACGATGGATTATGCTATACGGGAAGCTGAAGAGAAAGGAGTAGAAAAGGGAATGGAAAAGGGAATGGAAAAGGGAATGGAAAAGGGAATGGAAAAGGGAATGGAAAAGGGAATGGAAAAGGGAATGGAAAAGGGAATGGAAAAAATGAGGGAAAAGCAGCGGGAAATTGCTGCTAATCTAAAAAAAGTAGGAGTATCGGTGGAGATAATTGCCCAATCTACTGGACTAAGTGCTGAGGAAATAAATCGATTGTAA